Proteins from one Clostridium cellulovorans 743B genomic window:
- a CDS encoding LCP family protein, with translation MESRTSRIKKRKKKKALKITIIAIVSILIFIIGIVVSFAYTKLNQVNRVAISNNDLDLGITDDVKSLLDNKFVDENTGKEVPYHSVQNILLTGIDHVENATDTMIVVSIDKTANKIKMTSIYRDTYIENTPEGQVPKLNYAHKYGGIQNTVKVINENFKLDIRDYVNVDVQGFFNVVDSIGGVTLNVPTEDVWAINKKIDFICENDYPSADPSSNYLSQGGPQELNTIQTIAYVRYRTSSGDYARTDRNRAFMEAVLNKIISMPISQYLSLYDSISQYFETTLSSMDLINLVKSAISYAPNGIAQSAFPYDAETIFVNGWNYFGWDQPSNIEKIHEFIYK, from the coding sequence ATGGAAAGTAGAACTTCTCGCATAAAAAAAAGAAAAAAGAAAAAAGCTCTCAAAATCACCATTATTGCAATAGTTTCTATACTCATTTTTATAATAGGTATTGTCGTAAGCTTTGCTTATACAAAACTTAACCAAGTTAATCGAGTTGCAATTTCAAATAACGATTTAGATCTTGGAATTACCGACGACGTCAAAAGTTTACTAGATAATAAATTTGTTGACGAAAATACTGGAAAAGAAGTTCCTTATCACTCAGTTCAAAATATACTTTTAACCGGTATTGATCATGTTGAAAATGCTACAGATACAATGATAGTAGTTTCTATAGATAAGACTGCTAATAAAATAAAAATGACTTCTATATATAGAGATACTTACATCGAAAATACACCTGAAGGTCAAGTACCTAAGCTTAATTATGCCCATAAATACGGAGGAATTCAAAATACAGTTAAGGTTATAAACGAAAATTTTAAATTAGATATTCGTGACTATGTAAATGTTGATGTTCAAGGATTTTTTAACGTAGTTGACAGCATTGGCGGTGTTACCTTAAATGTTCCAACAGAGGATGTATGGGCTATAAATAAAAAAATAGATTTTATCTGTGAAAATGATTATCCTTCAGCAGATCCATCAAGTAATTATTTATCACAAGGAGGACCACAAGAATTAAATACTATCCAAACCATAGCTTATGTAAGATATAGAACTAGTTCAGGTGATTATGCTAGAACTGATAGAAATAGAGCATTTATGGAAGCTGTACTAAATAAAATAATTTCTATGCCAATATCTCAATATCTATCACTATATGATTCTATATCACAATACTTTGAAACCACTCTTTCTTCAATGGATTTAATTAATCTTGTTAAATCTGCTATAAGCTATGCACCTAATGGAATAGCTCAATCAGCTTTTCCTTATGATGCTGAGACAATATTCGTAAATGGCTGGAATTACTTTGGTTGGGATCAGCCAAGTAATATTGAAAAAATTCACGAATTTATATATAAATAA
- a CDS encoding alanyl-tRNA editing protein encodes MNKLYYENQYKKDFTAEIINILEKDNEFHVELDKTYFYPEGGGQPSDTGFIETSKVTYVYEDQGIIYHVVDKKPIKLKKTKCSLDWNRRFDHMQQHLGQHILSAAFLELFNVNTIAFHLGSENCTIDLDKPLTDAEIREAESLANKTILENINVEFLFPSKAELKKFHIKKTIPKTNDAIRIVKIDDFDINPCCGLHPNSTLEVQIIKIKKYEKHKTGIRLEFLCGNRGIKDSFIIEDFVTKLCRTLKCNHEEALENITKQSTNIKNLLAENKELKSIIADYEVKTMIDNGEKVKDITIIKTIHDTDDFKYVNLLASKLTTFDNVVVLFAVKTSDMAKLLFMCSRNILNLNMGTLLKDAITLIDGNGGGSNISAQGGGKNIGNLQSCMDYAFMNIKNTLTI; translated from the coding sequence ATGAATAAACTCTATTATGAAAATCAATATAAAAAGGACTTTACAGCTGAAATTATAAATATATTAGAAAAAGATAATGAATTTCACGTTGAATTAGATAAAACTTATTTCTATCCTGAAGGTGGCGGACAACCTAGTGATACTGGATTTATAGAAACTAGTAAAGTAACATATGTTTATGAAGACCAAGGAATCATATATCATGTAGTTGATAAAAAACCTATTAAGCTAAAAAAAACAAAGTGCTCACTTGATTGGAATAGACGCTTTGACCATATGCAACAACACTTAGGTCAGCATATACTTTCCGCAGCTTTTCTCGAGCTTTTCAACGTTAATACAATAGCCTTCCATTTAGGCAGTGAAAATTGTACAATTGATTTAGACAAACCCTTGACTGATGCGGAGATAAGAGAAGCAGAAAGCCTTGCCAATAAAACAATCTTAGAAAATATAAACGTAGAATTCCTATTCCCATCAAAGGCAGAACTTAAAAAATTTCATATAAAAAAAACTATACCAAAAACTAATGATGCTATAAGAATAGTTAAAATTGATGACTTTGATATAAATCCATGTTGTGGCTTACATCCTAATTCGACTCTTGAAGTTCAGATTATAAAGATAAAGAAGTACGAAAAACATAAAACAGGAATAAGGCTTGAATTTTTATGTGGCAATAGAGGTATCAAAGATTCGTTCATAATTGAAGATTTTGTTACTAAACTATGTAGAACTCTTAAGTGTAATCACGAAGAAGCATTAGAAAATATTACGAAGCAATCAACTAATATAAAAAATCTTTTAGCAGAAAATAAAGAATTAAAATCAATTATAGCTGATTATGAAGTAAAAACCATGATAGATAACGGAGAAAAAGTAAAAGATATAACTATAATAAAAACTATTCATGATACTGATGATTTTAAATATGTTAATCTTCTAGCTTCAAAACTTACAACCTTTGATAATGTTGTGGTTCTTTTTGCAGTGAAAACCAGTGATATGGCAAAACTTCTATTTATGTGCTCTAGAAATATTTTGAACCTAAATATGGGTACATTACTTAAGGATGCGATAACGCTAATAGATGGAAATGGAGGCGGGAGTAATATTTCTGCCCAAGGCGGAGGTAAAAATATAGGCAATCTCCAATCTTGCATGGACTACGCTTTTATGAATATTAAAAATACACTTACAATTTAA